One Ensifer adhaerens genomic window, AGTCACCTGCAAGGGCAGCGCGCGCGGAGCGCACGGCCAGATCGATGTCCTCCCGGGTTCCCCGGGCAATGCGTGCGAACTCCTGGCCGTTGGAGGGATCCCGCACGGGGATGAACTCGCCGCTCGATGCATCCTGCCAAGTGTTTGCGATGAAATTGCCGTAGGTCTTCACGTCATGCCTCTTTATCAGTCTCGCGCGCCTCAAGGAGCGCTTTCAATCTCGTTGCTGTCGCGTTGATATGGGCGCGTGCCAGTTTCTCGGCCTCGTCGAGGTTGCGCGCTGCAATTGCCTCGACGATCAGCGCGTGTTCGGCGACGGCGGCGCTGGCGCGCTCGCTGGACAGCGAGAAGGCCGGCGCAAAGACCTGCGAAGTCATGCGTAGCAGCGGTCCGAGCGGCGCCAGTGACATGTTACGCGAGGCGGAAACGATTGCCTCGTGAAAGTCGACGTTGGACTGGGTATAGGCGCCCGGATCCCAGCTTTCGACGACCTTGCGCTGCCGTTCGACCTGTTTGGCGAGGTCCTTGATTTCGGCCGATGTCGCACGCTCGGCGGCGTTGCGCGCAGCAACCCCGTCCATCGCCTCACGCACCGCGTAGGCGTCGAGCAGCTTCGGCAGGTCGGCCGTTGCGACCCTCACACCGCTGCCCGGCTTGTTGACGACAAGGCCATCGCGCTCCAGCACCCGCAAGGCTTCGCGCAGCGGCGTGCGGCTGATGCCGAACTCGGCGGCGATCCGCTCCTGGCGCAGCGTCGCGCCCGGCGCATAGACGCCGGCATAGATGCGTTCGCGAAGCGCCTGTGCCACTTCGTCGAGAAGGCGTGACTGGCTTCGCCATTCGAAAGATTGGTTCATCGATCCCTCCCAAGATCGAGGCAAATTGTATCCAGGATACAGGCCGTGTCAATCCGGCGATGAGGCATAAGCCCCACGGATTTTCAATCAGCGAGGGCCAGGATGCAGGCCTCGGCCAATCGCGACCGACGCGGGCGCGTTGACGAGTGGCTCGTCGCGGCTTCTATTAGGAGCAGCTGTGGTGGGAGGCTGGCCGTGCAGATGCTTGATTGGATTGCGATTATCCTATTTTCCGTAACCTGGGTGGCATTGGAGCCGATGATGGCGCTTGGCTGGCCGCGCCGGACAGACAGCCTGATGCTGGACATGGTGCGTATCAGGCAGGCCTGGATGCGCGAGGTCCTGACACGGGACACCAATTTCATCGGCGATGCCGCCATCCTCGGTCACACGATCAACTCGGCCTCGTTTTTCGGTTCGGCCAATCTCATCGTCATCGTCGCCATGAGCAGTGCGCTTTTCATTCAGCCGACGATCGGCCTTCAGTCGGGGATCATCGCGATGTTCGCGCCGATCGAACCGCTGTGGCTGTTCCAATGCAAGGTTCTCCTCGTCATGGCCACATTGCTGCGAGGGCTTTCCGAATTCATCTGGGCGGTCCGGCAGATCAACTATTGCCTTGCGGCAATCGGAGCCAGCCCGTCGCGGGACGAAGCCCGGGACATCGCCGCCTGGACCCACGCCTTGTCGCTGATGATCAATCCGGCCCTTCGCTCTTTCAGCCAGGGTGTTCGCTCCTACTACTTCACCGTTGCTGCGGCTCTCTGGTTCTTGGGCCCGATCGCGTTTCTCGTCGCTATCGTCGGCTCGGTGGGACTTCTCGTCTGGAGACACAGCTGGTCGGATACGGCAAAGGGCGTGATGGAGGTGCGCAAGCTGCTGGATGAGGGGCATCTGGCGGTTCGCGCGGGCGAAGCAGAGGCCCAGGTGGCGGCCCGCTCCCTGACGGCCGGCGAGAACTGACCCTCCGCCCGACCGGGCCTGCTGCCGTGGGCACTGCTTCGCACAGCGCCCGCCTTGCAAAAGGAACCGGTTGGCAAGCGACCAGCGCGATACCATCTAGAGAGTCTTGAAACGTCCGAAGGGGAACAGTCATGTCTGATAAGTCGATCAAGTTCCCCGGTCCCGACCATCCGATCACCATCGACCGAAATCCGGAGCGCGTCGTCGTCAAGCTCGGCGGTCGCGTCGTCGCCGACACGCGCAATGCCCTGATATTGCGCGAGGCGTCCTATCCGTCGGTGCAATACATTCCGCGTGAGGATGTCGACATGTCGCTGCTCGAGCGCAGCGATCACACCTCCCACTGCCCTTACAAAGGTGACGCTTCCTTTTACAGCATCGCGATCGGCGACCAGCTGTCGAAGAACGCCGTCTGGACCTATGAAGACCCGCATGCTGCGGTTGCCGACATCAGAAACCGGCTGGCCTTCTATCCGGACCGGGTGGATTCGATCGAAGAGTCTCGGCCCTAGGCGGGAAAGGGCGCGGGGTGGTCGGTTGCTCGCAGCGTGAGGATCGCTGCGTTGAGTGGCGTGGCCTCACTCGCTCCGAATCCGGAACGTTTCGCGCACCGCCCTCAGGAATCCTGCCACTTTCGGCAGATCACCCAGTTGCTGATGATAGAGATAGTAGAGGTGTGTAGCCGGCCCGGACCATTCGGCAAGAACCGGAACCAGCCGTCCCGCGGCAAGACCGTCGGCAGCAAGCGCATCGCTGAGCATGCCGATGCCGAGGCCCTCGGCGATCAGCCGTTCCCCAATGGCCGGATCGTCGACGACGATCGCCGGTGGGCGCTCAAGCGTGAAAATCCGGCTGCCGTCCGAGAGCACCCAGTGGGCGAGTTCCCGCCGCATGCGGGTCCTATGTGACACCAGGGCGACATGCATCAGGTCTTCAGGTGACGAGAGGGATTTTCCGTCGCAGTAGGCTGGCGCGGCGTAAAGGCGTTGTTCGATCGATCCGATCTTGCGATAGATCATCTCGCTGTCGACCGGCTCGCCCATTCGGAGCGCGACGTCGACGCTTTCGCCGATCAGATCGACATTGTTGTGTGTCGTCTGCAGATCGACCTGAACCTCCGGGCAAAGCTCCGCATAGCGCTTCAGGATCGGCGGCAGGAAGGTGCGGGCAAAGGCGACGGATGTGGCCACCCGCAGTCGCCCACGGGCGGTGCCATCGGCAGGCCCGAAGCCGGCGATGCCGCGATCGATGAGCTCTACGGCGCCGCCGACCGACTCGAGCAGGTGCTTGCCCGATTCAGTCAGGGAAACCCGACGCGTGGAGCGCAGCAGCAGCGCGACGCCAAGCGCGGTCTCGAGCTCAGCCAGGCGACGGCTGACCGTGCTCGGCGGAAGGTGCAGGCGAAGTGCTGCGGCTGAGAAACTCTCGGTGCGAGCGACCTCGAGAAAGATCCTGAGGCTGTTGAGATCGGGCGACTGGGGGGATTTCATGCGTTTCCGGAACAATCACTTCCATGATCGCAGGATAATCGACTGACAGTTGAATTGATAGCTTCGTCGCATCCAATCGAAGGAGCCAATCATGACCACTCGCAGACAAGCCTTGGGCCTTCTCGCCGCCACGGCGCTGTTGCCGCTCGCCCCGCGCTTTGCCTTTTCCGCCGCGCCGTTTTCGACCGTTGCCAATGCCGGTTACTACCGCTTCCGCTTCGGAAAGTTTGAAGTCACCGCACTATCGGACGGAACGCTGGCGCTGCCGATGGCGAAGATCTATCAGAACGAACCGGAGGGCGAACTGCAGCGCAAGCTCGACGACAATTTCCTCGGCAAGGAACCGCATCTGTCGATCAACGCCTATCTGGTAAACGATGGCGAGCGCCTGGTGCTGATCGATGCGGGATCGGGCGCCCTGCTCGGCGCCGCAGCCGGCAAGCTCATGCGGCATCTCATGGCCTCCGGCTATCAAGCCGATCAGGTCGATGCCGTTATTCTGACCCATGTGCATGCCGATCACTCCGGCGGCCTTATCGTAGACGGAAAGCCCCAGTTTCCGAATGCCGAGATCCATCTCGCCGACCGCGAGTATCGTTACTGGATCGAGCGCGAGGGCGTGACGACGATGACGGAGGCACAGAAGACTGACTTCCAGCGTGCAAAGGATGCTCTCGCCCCCTACATCGCCGCCGGAAGGGTGACGCGTTTCGCCGACAATGCGAATGTGCTTCCGAACCTTGGATCGATCCTGCGGGCGGGGCATACGCCCGGGCATTCCTCGATCGTGCTTCAAGCCGATGACAGCCAGCGCCTGGTTTTCTGGGGTGACGTGATCCATGGCGACCATGTCCAGTTCGACGCCCCCGACGTCTTCGTCAGCTTCGATGTCGACGGAACGGCGGCGGCTGCGACCCGTGCGGTGGCACTGGCGGATGCGGCCGACGACCGTTACCTCGTTGCCGGCGCGCACTTGCCGTTCCCCGGTGTCGGTCACGTCGCCCGCGACGAGACGCTCTATCGCTTCGTCCCCTGGAACTACGTCGAATGACGCACAAGGCTTGCCGGTCGGGTATGCTTGGCCTCCGCCGACATCATCGGGTCACGAACTGACGTTGCGGATAAAAGTCACCACGTCTTCGCCGCCATTGATGTAGGCATAGGATTGGGCCGAGCTGAAGATCGTGAAGGAACCGCTGGTGTAGTACTTTTCCTCGCCGGAAAGTTCGAGCGTCAAGGTGCCCGCTGTCACGAACAGCATCTCGTGCCAGCCCTGCGGGTCGGGTTCGGCGTCATAGCGCTCACCCGGCGCGAGCGACCAGAGCCACATCTGGACCTCGTTTGCTGCGGGGGCGGAGGCAAGCAGCCGCGCTTCGCTGCGAACGTCCCGGCCGCGCCATGTCACTTCGTTGATGTTGTCGTGGGACTGGCGCGCGGGATCCCTGACGAGATCGACGAAGCCGACGTTCATTGCGGCCGCGAGCTTGTCGAGGCTGGAGAGGCTGATATTGGCATCGCCCCCCTCGACGGCGACGATCATCCGGCGGCTGATGCCGGATGCTTTTGCCAGCGCCGTCTGGCTCAGCTCGTTTGCCAGCCGGATCCGCCGCAGGTTGTCCGCGACGTGGGTCAAAACATCCGATCGATCTTGACTGTGCAATATATTGCTCATAGTGTCTTTCTACACTGATCGACCATCAACTGCCACCGGTATCACAAGGTGCTTCCGACGATGATGGGCCGCCCGTGCGAAGCTGTGCCTACACGAGGGGTGTCATGTCACAGGCGGCGACAATTCTCAACGCGAGCTCGACGGGGCTTTGCCCGCCGTGGCAGTCGCATGGTCGCAGTCTGAAAACTCACTCCGCGCTTTCGAGGGGACCTGGCATGAAAATTCGCGACTTTGGCGTCGAAATCTGGATGAACCGCTACGAGAACCATTGCGAATGGAACCTTGCCGAAACCTGCGTCGAGTCCCTGACCGTGGCGGAACTCCTGGAGATGGCAGGCAAGACGGACACGATCCTCACCGAACTGCTGCCGCTGAAGCTGACCTATGGCGCGATCGAGGGCTCCGAGCGGCTGCGCGGCCTGATCACAGGCCTCTATGCGAAACAGCGGACCGACAACGTCGTCACCACCCATGGCGCGATCGGTGCCAATGCTCTGGTGCATGAGACGCTGGTCGAACCGGGCGACCGCGTTATTTCGGTGCTGCCGACCTACCAGCAGCACTATTCGATCCCGGAATGCTACGGCGCTGACATACAGATCCTGAAGCTGACCGAAGAGACGGGATTCCTGCCCGATCTCGAACAGTTGCAGCGCCTGGCAATCCCGGGCACGAAGCTGATCGCCATCAACAATCCCAACAACCCGACCGGCGCGCTGATGGATCGCGCCTATCTCGAAAAGATCGTCGCGATCGCGCGCGCCGCAGGAGCCTGGATCCTCTGCGACGAGGTCTATCGTGGGACCGATCAGGAGGGCGACGGTCTGACGATATCGATCGCCGACCTCTACGAAAAGGGCATCAGCACCGGCAGCATGTCGAAGACCTTTTCGCTCGCCGGGCTCAGGCTCGGCTGGATCGTTGCGCCCTCAGAAGTGATCCAGGCCGTTTCTGTTCATCGCGACTACAACACCATCAGCGTCGGCATGCTCGACGACCACTTCGCGGCCATCGCTCTGGAAAACAAGGACAAGATCCTTGCGCGCAGCCAAAGCATCACCCGCACCAACCTCGCCATTCTCTCGGACTGGGTGGAGAGCGAGCCGCTGATCTCCTGGGTCAAGCCGCAGTCGGGCACGACAGCGCTTCTGAAGTACGACCTGCCGATGACCTCCGAAGCGTTGTGCCTGCAGCTGCTTCAGCGAACCGGTGTGATGTTCACGCCGGGCAGCGCGATGGATATGGAGGGCTATCTCCGGATCGGCTACGCCAACAATGCAGGCATCTTGCGCGAAGGCTTGAGGCGCGTCTCCGAGTTCCTGTGGGAGCAACGGGTAGCCGCGGCTTGAGGGGAGTTCCCATCAGGGCCCGATATCCAGTTCCGGGTAGCGGCGGAAGATGCCGTTCTCGTTGAAGGCCAGCCGCCGCGGTGAAGCGAGGTAAGCGGCGATGTTAGGTCGCGCTTTTACCGAGGCATGCAGCTTCAAAAGCTCGAGGTATCGCGGCTCATAGTGGCGCATCGCTCTTGGGAACGCATAACGGAGCCCCTCGATCACCTGGAACAGCGAGAGATCGACATAGGTCGTGGCGTTGCCGACCGAATGGCCGCTGCCCTCAGGGTTGTGCGTCAGAACGCGCTCGAAGTACCCGAGAAATTTCGGGACGCGGTTGGTAACGAATTCGAACGCGCGCGCCTTCGCCTCCTCCTTCTGCTCCTCGTAGTATTTCGAGGTGGCGATCGGATGGTGCGTGTCGTGCACCTCGGCGATGAAGTCGGTGATGGTGAGTTGCAGGCCATTGGCAAACCAGCGCAGCGTCTCGTCCTTTGGCAGGAGTTTCAGCCTGGGACCGAGGTAGAAGAGGATGTTCGCCACATGCGAGATGATCTGGCCGCCGTCCTGCAGGAAAGGCGGCGCGAAAGGAACGTGCGCCTCGCTGGTGCTTTCCATCAGCTTCAGCATTTCGCCGGTGCCGCGGCCCGGTTCGCGGGTGACGTCGATGTAGTCCGTGTCGGCGTCTTCGAGCGCCAGGCGCACGAATTCGCCGCGGCCCTGAATGCCATCCCAGTAATACAATTCATAGGTCATGGATGCCTCGTGACGTTCTCGATACCAGGCTGATATAGGCGGCTGCGGAGCGAGGACGAGGGCGGAGCCAAACATGGATGCGCACTCTGTCGAGCAAGCCCCGTCCCATGCTATGGCGCTACGCAGTTGTGTCGTCGGCCTGTGCCAAGGAAGCCCTCGTGAGCAAACCGAACTATCGCGACATTGCCAAGCTTGCGGGCGTCGGAACCGCGACGGTCGAGCGGGTGCTGAACGGCCGCGGCGGTGTTCGCCCGGAACTGGTCGAGAAGGTGGTGGTTGCGGCGCGCGCACTGAACTATCCGCGCACTCTGCCCGATGCTCATCGCGGACTGCTGCGCATCGACGTACTGATGGTGCGTCCGGAGACGACCTTCTATCGCCGCTTGTCGCAGGCGTTCCAGCGGATCGCCGAGACGCTCGACCCGCTCGTCGTCGTGCATCGCAGCTTTACCGAGGAGATGAAGCCGGAGGAGATTGCCAAGCGAATTCACTCGTCCGACGTGCCGCGCGCGGGGCTGATCCTTGCTGTACCCAACCACCCCTTGATCACTGCCGCTGTCGAGGCAGTGGTCGCGCGTGGCGTGCCGGTGGTTCATGTCGTGACGCGGGCCTCGGATAAGTTGGGCGAGTTCGTCGGCATCGACAATCACGCGGCGGGGCGCACGGCTGCGCTCTTTATCGCGCGCATGGCGCGCCAAATCGGCCCTGTCGTCGCGCTATGCCACCCGATCTATCAGGTTCATCGTGATCGCCTCGCCGGCTTTTCGGACTATTTCGAAGCGCATCCCGGAGAGCGCCGGTTCGAATGGCTGGGTTTCACCCGCGATGAGGAACACTACGGTGCCGAAGCGTTGCGTTCGGCGCTTGAGATGTATCCCGATATGGCCGGGCTCTACAATGCCGGCGGCGCCAATGCGGCTTTGATCGACGTTCTTCGTCGGCATCCGCGCGGAAGTGAGATCTTCTTCGTCGGCCACGAGCTGACCGACTATACGCGCAAGGCGCTTGGTGACGGCATCATGGACGTGGTGCTCGATCAGGCGCCCGAGGCGCAGGCCCGTCGCGCGCTCGACCTCATCCTGCGCCGCATCGGTCTTTCGGAGATGGAGCCGGACAAGGCGCCCATTCGCTTCGTCACCATCACCGCCGAGAGCATTTGATCTAATTTGATCAAGGAAGCTTTCGCCGTTCAGAACGCCTCCTGCTAGATTTTTATCAAGAAGGAGGCCGGGGTTCTTTGGAGGAGCCGGACCGGAAAGCGGCGTCAAAAGCGCTCTCCTTCCTCAATGATTGTGCTGACCGCACGGCGGTCCGCTGGGAGGAGAGCGTCATGGATGATCTGAAGTATGGGACGCGCAACAAGCGTGGCGACTGGGCGCCGAACGAGCCGATCGAGACGGCGCCGCTGTTTGCCTTTCCGCCGAAGCTGATGGCGCTCGTCAAGTGGCTGCCACACTACTTCTTTCCGTGGAACGCGATCTTCGCCGCCTCGGCGGTTGCCTATTGGGCCTGGGTGATCCCACCGATCGAGACGATGCAGAGCCTAAGCTTCGGTTGGATCGCCCGGCTCTATGTCGTCAACGCCGTCTGCGTCTTCCTGTTCTACGGTGCCTTCGAACTGCACCTCTATGTGCTGAAGCGGCAGGAAACCCGCTTCAAGTATAACGGCAAGTTCCCGGCCGAGCAGAAGAGCAAGGCCTTCTGGTTCGAGAGTCAGAACCTCGACAACATCCTGCGCACGTTCCTGTCAGGCGTGACCATCTGGACCGCCGTCGAAGTCGGCATGCTCTTTGCCTATGCCAATGGCTATGCGCCCTGGCTGACCTTTGCAGACAATCCCTGGACGCTCGCACTTGTCGCGCTGGTCGTGCCTGTCATCCACGAGTTCCACTTCTTCTGCATTCACCGGCTCATCCACACGCCGCTGCTCTACAAGTGGGTGCATTCGGTCCACCACAATTCGGTGAACCCGTCGCCCTGGTCGTCGCTGTCGATGCATCCGGTCGAGCACCTGCTCTATTTCGGCACCGCGTTCTATCACCTGGTCCTGCCATCGAATCCGATCCTGATGCTCTACCAGCTTCACTATGCGGGCTTCGGCGCCATTCCCGGCCATGTCGGCTTCGACAAGGTCGAGGTTGGCGAAGAGACCCTCGTCGATAGCCACGCCTATGCGCATTACCTGCACCACAAGTATTTCGAGGTGAATTATGGCGACGCCCTGATCCCGCTCGATCGCTGGTTCGGCACCTGGCACGACGGCTCCAAGGAAGGCGAGGCGCGGATGCAGGAACGCTACCGCAAGCGCAAGGAAAAACTCGCGGCCCGCAAGGCGCGCAACACAGTCGGGGAGGCAGCAGAATGAGCAACGTGATCACCTGGGTTCCAGCCTGCAAACTGGACGACATCGAACAGGAAGGGGCAATCCGCTTCGACCATGCCGGCCGCACCTATGCGATCTATCGCGGCCCTGACGACAGCGTCTATTGCACCGCCGGTCTCTGCACCCATGAGGCCATCCATCTCGCCGATGGGCTGGTCATGGACTACGAGGTCGAATGTCCCAAGCATTCCGGCGCCTTCGACTACCGCACCGGCGAGGCGATCCGGCTTCCGGCCTGCGAGAACCTCAAGACCTACCCCGCCGAGATCGTCGACGGCGAGGTCCGCGTGGCTCTCGGCTAAGGCCAAGCACGCAAGCATTGACCAGGCCCGCAGGGCCTCCGGAACGCGCTCGGGTGATCCGGCACCCATTGGGAGGAAATCATGAAATCCATGTACCTGGCGGCAGCGCTTGCCGCCTTGATGGGAAGTGCTGCCTCGGCAGAGACGATCGGCGTCTCGATGCAGAGCTTCGACAACAACTTCCAGACCCTTCTGCGCGAGGGCATCAATGCCCGCGCCGCAGAGGTCAACGGCGCCAGCGTCCAGATCGAGGACGCCCAGACCGACATCTCCAAGCAGCTCAACCAGGTCAACAACTTCATCGCCGCCGGCGTCGATGCGATCATCATGACGCTGACCGATACCTCGGCTGCCCCCGGTATCAGCGAGGCTGCCGAAAAGGCCGGCATCCCGCTCGTCTACCTCAACCTTGAGCCTGAAAACCTCGGCAAGCTGCCAGCAAAACAGGCCTATGTCGGCTCCAAGGAAACCGACTCCGGTCGGCTGGGGGCGGAAGCCGCCTGTTCGCTGCTCAAGGAAAAGGGCAAGGCCGGCGATGCGCAGGTCTATATCCTGATGGGAGATCTCGCCCACCAGGCCTCGCGTGACCGGACCTCGTCGTTCAAGGAGACGCTCGCTGCCGGCGACTGCAAAGGTGCAACCATCGCCGACGAACAGTCAGCCGCCTGGACACGCACCAACGCGATGGACCTGACGACCAACTGGGTCACGGCTGGACGGCCGATCGACGTGGTCTTTGCCAACAACGACGAAATGGCCATCGGCGCCATCCAGGCGCTCAAAGCCGCTGGTGTCTCGATGGACGACGTGATCGTCGTCGGCATCGATGCGACGCAGGATGGCCTTGCCGCCATGGCCGCCGGCGACCTCGATGCCACCGTGTTCCAGAACGCCAAAGGGCAATCGGCCAGCGCCGTCGACGCCGCGGTCTCGCTGGTACGCGGCGAAGCTGTCGACAAGAATGTCTGGGTTCCCTTCGAACTGGTCACGCCCAAGAACATGGCCGACTACGCGGCGCGCAACTGATCCTCCCAGGCCGGCGCATTTCTCCTGCCTGCGCCGGCCATCTTTCTTCCAGCGGGATGAGTGCGCGCGGTCTTCCGCCCGCGTCCCGCTCCAACTTTTGGTCTACGGAGCAAGCCATGAACGGCATCGTCATCATCGGCGCCGGCGAAGCCGGCACAAGGGCGGCCTTTGCGCTGCGCGAAGCGGGCTTTTCCGGCAACGTGGCGCTCGTCGGTACCGAGCCGCATCTGCCCTACGAGCGCCCGCCGTTGTCGAAACCGCTTGATGGTGCTGTGCAGATGAAGCCGATCTGCGGTGCCGAGGCGCTTCAGGCCGCCGGCATCGACTATCGCCAGGGCGTGTCGGCGCTCAGTCTTGACCCGGATGCCCGCGCGGTCGCCTTGAGCAATGGACAGACGCTCGCCTACGACAGGTTGCTGCTGGCAACGGGTGCCCGCCCAAGACGGCTCCCCTGCCCTGGGGCCGAACGCGCACTCGATTTTCGCACTTATGCAGATGCGGCGGCGATTTTCTCTCGCGCCGAAAACGTCAAGAGCGTTGCCATCATCGGCGGCGGGCTGATCGGCATGGAACTTGCGGCGGTGCTGCGCGGCAAGGGCATAACCGTCAGCGTCATCGAAATGGCGCCGAAGCCGCTCGGCCGCGCCGTTCCGCCGCGCTTTGCCGCAAAGCTTCATACCCGGCACGAGGAGGAAGGCGTGGTCTTCTATCTCGGGCAGGGGATCGGTGAAATCACTGATGATGCCGTTCTGCTCGCCGATGGCAGCGCGGTGCCTGCCGCCATCGTCGTCTCCGCCATCGGGGTCGTTCCGGATACAGCTCTGGCCGAAGCGGCAGGCCTTGCCGTCGGAAACGGCATTCTTACGGACAGCTTCCTTCGCACCGGCGACCCGAACATCTTCGCCGCCGGCGATTGCGCCGCGGTTGCGCAGCCGGGCGGCGGCCACATGCGGTTTGAAAGCTGGCGCAATGCCCGCAACCAGGCGGAGGTCGCGGCCCGCAACATGGCCGGCGGCAGGGAGATCTTTGGCGCCATCCCATGGTTCTGGACGGACCAGTATGATCTCGGCCTGCAGGTCGCGGGCTTGCCACAACCGGACCATCAGATCGTGATCCGTCCACTCGACGGCGGCGAACTGGAGTTTTATCTCGACGGCGGACGCCTTGTTGCTGCGGCGGGTCTCGGCCTTGGAAACAGCATCGCCAAGGATATCAAGCTTGCAGAAATGCTGATTGCCGCGGGCATCAGCCCGGAGCCTCAAGCACTCGCTGATCCCGGCGTGAATCTCAAGGCGCTGCTGAAAAGTGCCCGGGCCGCCTGATGCAGACACTGCTTGTCTTTCAGTCGCTTTGGGCGATGGAGCGTCGGCATCCGGACGGCTTTGAGCGCAGCCTCGAAGAAAACATCGCCGATATCGTCGAGGCGGGGTTCGACGGCATCAGCGCACACTATACCAACCGAAATGACGTTATCCGTCTCAACGACGCGATCCGGGGCAGTGGATTGAAGATCGAGGGCGTCTGTTTTCCTCGGACTGTTGAAGACCTCAGCCTGACACTAGAGCTGGCCGCAGAGTTTCCGGTCAGCCATATCGACCTGCAGGCGGATATCCGTCCGCGTCGGGTCGAGGATTGTCTGCCGCTTCTTGACGGCTGGATGCGGCTTGCCGAGGGCGCCGGCGTGCCCGTCTATATCGAAACCCATCGCCACCGGATCACCAGCGATCTGCTGTTCACGCTCGACCTGCTCGACCGGCGGCCGGACCTGCCGCTGCTTGCCGATCTCTCGCACTATCTCGTCGGCCGCGAGTTCGCCTTTCCGGTCGAAGCGGAAAGCCACGCGCAGATCCGGCGTATCCTCGACAACGCCAAGGCCTTTCACGGCCGCATCGGCTCGTGCCAACAGATCCAGATCGAGATGTCCTTTCCGCAGCATCGACCCTGGGTCGACCTCTTCCGCGGCTGGTGGGGTTATGGCTTCCGGAACTGGCGCGACCGCGCCGCTGAAGATGCCGAACTGGTCATCACCTGCGAACTCGGCCCCAGGCCCTATGCGATCACGGATCGGTACGGCAACGACACGACGGACCGGTGGGCCGAGGCGCTCCTGCTTCGGCAGATGGTGCGGGACCTTTGGGTCGAGAGCGCGGAGGCCTACCGCGACGAACCGCAGGGTGCGCGCGCCTGACCTCGTCACTTAACAAAGGAGGGACGAAACGGCAGATTGTGCTCGAGGCCAAGCCAGGGCGGGTTCTCCGCATACATCTCGACGATCAGGTCCTTGATGAGCTCGATATAGCGCGAACTGTCGCCGGCCCGATGGTTGAGAATGACCGGCGAGGTCGCGCGTTCGCCCTCGACCATGCGGTAGTGGACGTCCGAACGGACCTGGCGTGCAGAAGAAGGGACGACACAGAGGCCGGCTTCCGAGGCGACGAGGCCGAGAGCGCTCTGGATTTCGCGCACTTCATGCACCTCGGCCGGGCGCACGTCCTCAGCGTGAAGCAGGCTCAACACATGATCGGCATAACTCGGGCGC contains:
- a CDS encoding sterol desaturase family protein; amino-acid sequence: MDDLKYGTRNKRGDWAPNEPIETAPLFAFPPKLMALVKWLPHYFFPWNAIFAASAVAYWAWVIPPIETMQSLSFGWIARLYVVNAVCVFLFYGAFELHLYVLKRQETRFKYNGKFPAEQKSKAFWFESQNLDNILRTFLSGVTIWTAVEVGMLFAYANGYAPWLTFADNPWTLALVALVVPVIHEFHFFCIHRLIHTPLLYKWVHSVHHNSVNPSPWSSLSMHPVEHLLYFGTAFYHLVLPSNPILMLYQLHYAGFGAIPGHVGFDKVEVGEETLVDSHAYAHYLHHKYFEVNYGDALIPLDRWFGTWHDGSKEGEARMQERYRKRKEKLAARKARNTVGEAAE
- a CDS encoding MocE family 2Fe-2S type ferredoxin, coding for MTWVPACKLDDIEQEGAIRFDHAGRTYAIYRGPDDSVYCTAGLCTHEAIHLADGLVMDYEVECPKHSGAFDYRTGEAIRLPACENLKTYPAEIVDGEVRVALG
- a CDS encoding substrate-binding domain-containing protein — its product is MKSMYLAAALAALMGSAASAETIGVSMQSFDNNFQTLLREGINARAAEVNGASVQIEDAQTDISKQLNQVNNFIAAGVDAIIMTLTDTSAAPGISEAAEKAGIPLVYLNLEPENLGKLPAKQAYVGSKETDSGRLGAEAACSLLKEKGKAGDAQVYILMGDLAHQASRDRTSSFKETLAAGDCKGATIADEQSAAWTRTNAMDLTTNWVTAGRPIDVVFANNDEMAIGAIQALKAAGVSMDDVIVVGIDATQDGLAAMAAGDLDATVFQNAKGQSASAVDAAVSLVRGEAVDKNVWVPFELVTPKNMADYAARN
- a CDS encoding NAD(P)/FAD-dependent oxidoreductase; the encoded protein is MNGIVIIGAGEAGTRAAFALREAGFSGNVALVGTEPHLPYERPPLSKPLDGAVQMKPICGAEALQAAGIDYRQGVSALSLDPDARAVALSNGQTLAYDRLLLATGARPRRLPCPGAERALDFRTYADAAAIFSRAENVKSVAIIGGGLIGMELAAVLRGKGITVSVIEMAPKPLGRAVPPRFAAKLHTRHEEEGVVFYLGQGIGEITDDAVLLADGSAVPAAIVVSAIGVVPDTALAEAAGLAVGNGILTDSFLRTGDPNIFAAGDCAAVAQPGGGHMRFESWRNARNQAEVAARNMAGGREIFGAIPWFWTDQYDLGLQVAGLPQPDHQIVIRPLDGGELEFYLDGGRLVAAAGLGLGNSIAKDIKLAEMLIAAGISPEPQALADPGVNLKALLKSARAA
- a CDS encoding sugar phosphate isomerase/epimerase, which produces MQTLLVFQSLWAMERRHPDGFERSLEENIADIVEAGFDGISAHYTNRNDVIRLNDAIRGSGLKIEGVCFPRTVEDLSLTLELAAEFPVSHIDLQADIRPRRVEDCLPLLDGWMRLAEGAGVPVYIETHRHRITSDLLFTLDLLDRRPDLPLLADLSHYLVGREFAFPVEAESHAQIRRILDNAKAFHGRIGSCQQIQIEMSFPQHRPWVDLFRGWWGYGFRNWRDRAAEDAELVITCELGPRPYAITDRYGNDTTDRWAEALLLRQMVRDLWVESAEAYRDEPQGARA